The genomic interval ACTCAAGTGGGTGGATGTCCCTGCCACTGCCATCGAACAGAAACTCCTGGCGTCGGTGGCCGCCGGCCGTCCGCCCGCCGCCGTGAACCTCAGCAGCGACATGACGGTGAAACTCGTGCAGCAGGGCGCGCTCGAGCCCCTGGACCTGAGTGCCGCCCAGAGGAAGCTGTACTTCGCCAACCCCCTGAACACCTTTACCTTCGACGGGAAGGTCATGGGCGTTCCGTGGTACTGGGCGCCGAAGGTCGTGGCGTACAACACGGACATCTTCCGCAAGGCCGGCCTGGACCCTCAGAACCCCCCACGCACCATCCAGACGCTGATCGCCGCGGCGAAACAGATCAAGGACAAGACCGGCCTGTACGGCTTCATGCCCAACATCAACGGCATCAACATGCTGTTCATGTTCCAGGAGGCCGGGCTGCCCATCCTGGACAAGAGCGGCAGCAAGGCCGTGTTCAACGGGCCTGAGCACGTCAAGCTCCTGCAGACGTACGTGGACCTGTACAAGAAGGGGTACATTCCCGAGGACACCATGCGCCGCGGCTTCACGGCCGCCACCGAGCTGTACTCGGCCGGCAAACTCGGCATGCTGATCACCGGCCCGCAGTTCATTCTCCGCGTGCAGAACGACAACAAGGCCATTTTCGACCTCACGAAGGTAGCGCCGTACCCCATCAATATTTCCGGAAACGTCATTCACACCGGCCTGATGGGCTTTATGGTGCCCAAGGGCGTGCGGGACAAGGCGCTGTCACAGAAACTCGCGCTGTTCCTCACCAGTGACGTGAACCAGCTGCAGTTCAGCAAGGTGACGAAAACCACGTTCCCCAGCACCGTGAAGGCCAGCACCGACAAGTTCTTCAAGCAGGGCGGCACGGACGCCGTGAGCCAGGGCCGCCTCGTGGCCTCCACCGAACTGAAGAAAGCCAAGGACCTCACGCTGGTGTACCCGGACGCCAGCAAACTGAACAAGGTCTTCAAGGACAACATCGAGTCCGCCATGGCCGGTCAGAAGAGCGCCAAGCAGGCCCTGGACGACATCGTCAAGGCCTGGAACGCCAGCCTGTAACCGCACGGCACCCGGCGCGGGAGGTGGAGGGCGGCCCACGCTGCCTCCCCCTCCCCGTTTCTTACTGGAGACCACATGAACCACGCCATAGGCCTGCGCGCCCTGCTGATCACCGCCGCTCTGGGCCTCAATGCCCGGGCCACCCCCGTCATCTTCACCGCCACGCCCGAGGCGCGCGTCCAGACCCCATTCCAGACCCTGGTGCCGCAACCGAAGTCCGCGTCGTTCCCCGCGGGCACGCTCGCCCTGACCGGGCTGGGCGTCCGCGTGGCCGGCAATGCTCCGGAACTGGGCTGGGCCGCCCGGGACCTGCGCGCCGAGTGGCAGTCCCGCCTGGGCGCGGCCCTGCCGGACGCCGCTGCCGGCACTCCCGCCATCGTGATCGGAACGCTGGCCGACGCGACCCTCGCCGCTCAGGCGAAAGCGGCTGGCCTGACCCCCAGCGGCGCAGAAGGGTACGCCCTGTGGGTGGATGCGGGCGGCGCGTACGTGGTGGGCGCCGACGCGCGGGGCGCGTACCTGGGCGCGCAGACCCTGCGCCAGCTGCTCACGCCCGCGGGGCTGCGGTACGCGCGGATCACGGACGCGCCGGCCCTGCGCCAGCGCGTGGCCATG from Deinococcus taeanensis carries:
- a CDS encoding ABC transporter substrate-binding protein; translated protein: MNNPRVTTALLTAALLGSTMAGAQKTQLEFWTISLAPLFNDEMNRLVAQFEKENPTVELKWVDVPATAIEQKLLASVAAGRPPAAVNLSSDMTVKLVQQGALEPLDLSAAQRKLYFANPLNTFTFDGKVMGVPWYWAPKVVAYNTDIFRKAGLDPQNPPRTIQTLIAAAKQIKDKTGLYGFMPNINGINMLFMFQEAGLPILDKSGSKAVFNGPEHVKLLQTYVDLYKKGYIPEDTMRRGFTAATELYSAGKLGMLITGPQFILRVQNDNKAIFDLTKVAPYPINISGNVIHTGLMGFMVPKGVRDKALSQKLALFLTSDVNQLQFSKVTKTTFPSTVKASTDKFFKQGGTDAVSQGRLVASTELKKAKDLTLVYPDASKLNKVFKDNIESAMAGQKSAKQALDDIVKAWNASL